The DNA segment accatattttgcgtcagaacggcatgcgatatatcgcatcaattggttccattttttcagctactcgtcattttcctccaaatttgagatcgcaattctgttgtcaggagactaaagcactcttttaccaattttaacaaagaaattcgacgtaataaagacgtggttttttcagagagaaaacgtCGCATTTGATACTGATGACTAAACTGCAcacgaatgcgatattttctctctaaaaaaaccacgcctttattacgttgaatttctttgttaaaattggtaagtgagtgctttagtcccctgaaaaatgacgagtagctgaaaaaatggaaccaattgatgcgatatatctcatgccgttctgacacaaaatatggcgtcgatcgaatcaccttaattgcTCAAAATGCCTAAGGGGCCTTTCAAGGATTGCGCAACGAACTTTTGTcgattttttgacccccctccccttgtaacgcaaacctaccctggtaaaaattggcaataggagctgcgtttcaaaataccataggagttcttgtagccgactgaagaaggcgacagaaaatcatatagctggctgtagaaagtggaataaatcatacggccgggctacacgaagcgataaaaaattatacagccgggctatagttcctatcgccgggctttacactttatcgcctggctgttgctttttcaccatcggctatgaaaggctataagaaattgtgtagaaattcgtgtgctttgtaaatccttaagtttgtagggaatcaccttaatatttacaaaacgcacatcaTATTTCCCTTtactgcatatttttttcatcgattaaaatgagaataatccatacagagtgtgcaaacaaagtcatgagttgaaaaacgctgactccacgagattaaatagtagagcctaacacaaagcggagcggcggcacactgccgcctacaaacctaacagggatacttcacgcattgcgcaatgcgtgaagtatccctgttaggtttgtaggcgccaatgcgcgtttcgcgctggctgcccgcccgccgcgcggcgCCGCACCGTATACCACGGCgccttttcctttgaaaattttaatgaatctgCTTTGTacatgcaggaaattcactgaaatttgccccaaaatccgcacaaccgtttttatgtaaaaaattaaaatgtccaattaaatttggcaacagctgatgtggcttggttcctctctactTAAATGGGTCCGTGTGGCTGAAGTTTTAGACGAATCGTAATGATAACCCTTTCATCGTGTCTCATTGAACAGGCAAGACATGCTTCACGACgcgatgaaattgaaaaattccctcGATATGCAATACGAGCAACAAAAGACCTCGAGCCTGCGGCGCCATTACGAATCCGTTGGCGGAACCGAATGTTGTGTCGGAAGCGGAAACACATGTTGGACCGGAAGTGACGACGGGAGGTGGACGACGAAAGCGGAAATGCCTCGCGCGACGGTGCGGAAGGTGACCGAGATCGGCGACTGCGTGGAGAAGAGCGGCCGGACAGCTGGAGGTAGAAGTGTGGACGAAGACGGGGGAAGCGGGAATGGAGAAGAAAGCGGAAACGAGAGTGACAGTGGCGGACACAAGAGCAAATACTTGGACACGAGTTGTTGCTCGGGGGAGTCGGTGAGATCCAACGGCGATTTTGCGTATTTTGAGGAGCGGATAGGCCCTTATGCCTCCACCTCCGTGCCCTCCATTGATGAGTGACCCGCAAATCGTCGTCTTTCTCCTCACCTCATAGTGAAAAGGTATGGAAATGAAATTATAAATGGGTATATATCTGCCAGACGAAACCAGAGACAGGCGGGAAAGATtggcactgtatttggcgcaatgcgggaagtattcctacagtcttgtaggcgctatgcgtttcacgccgaccgttgctgaccgcactgtgtctgacgctatgcgtgaagtattcatgcaatcttgtaggcactatttattatatgttacatgccgaccgccgcgccgagggcttctccttttcatctcaagtcctcgtcatcattcctctctgcgctgagcttcaggccaaattgcgtgtttggtcactctcttaactcgactaattaaagatgctgtctcttgtatcaccgaaaaacaacaaaattagaaattactatactctcaagaaagagagattttgtcccattttctcattgataattttttttctgaatctcatttttttatacctacatttaaaaatatagcaAAAGTTGCCGCCCCttttgctgccatgggccgcggcccaagtggccacccccttaatccgaccctgACCTCTCAGTCTGGCCTCTCTTATGACTCGTCATGAATCAttactcatgagccctgtcctcgACGCTCTTaccacatgcccacggctcaggagcgccgcattcagttggcacatactcccgtttgacagaatgtataaaatcccgcttttccaattctcaaaaggaactaggcccacttttacattgtttcttatgcagctttctagagcacatcccatctCTTCCACTCGTCTGTAATTCATCCGTTTGGCAGACATACATCCAAATAATTCGGCAACGCTCAGTTTTTGCCTAATTTAttcttatgttttattttttttaggaaattttcaatttcctctAGATTATAAAGAATATACTCACTATGTCAGCACGTTGCTTagttttcttctgaaaaaatgaaacagaagaAATCAGGCAACGTCTGATGCGGTTAAGCTGACTCTGgtaaattatatttaattttgaacgaATCTATAGCTCGCACCAAGATCGTCGGCCGAAACAGGATTTTTCGATCCCGCTCGACTAAAACAACTGTGTCGAAAAGTTTGCTTTTTtgacaaaagtattttttctaaaGGAAATCACAGATTTAGAATCATAGAGGCAgaggaaattatttaaaatacaGCCTCTTCACCGACAAACGTACACGGTTGGTCCAAGCAGTGTGAAATTACGTAATCAGTGTTTAAAATTGCGTCGAGAGGTAGATTGGAAGCGTGTAAAATCAGACGCGCAACTATACGTGCTCCACCGTCGTCCTGGTTGCATGGAGGGAGAATCGAAGGCGTTTCATAAGTCTCGTTCACGCGCGCGTATGAGCGTGCTTCTTTAACTTTGTACCTATTGATGGCGTCACTAAAACTGTAACAAAATCTATGATTCTGCAtgatattttgattttgatatGTCCAATGACTGTCGCTTCTCTCCCTGTATGATCTTTTTAAAGTCGCTTATCATAAAAAGTAGGGGGAGTTTGGCATTTGACCTTGTTCGAGTGATTGATAATTAGTCAAGTTGTGGGTACCAAGAAAATGGTTTCGTTCAAATTAAAATTCTCGAGCGTGCAAACTCATAGCACTTATCGTTGTTCAAAATTGTGGTAGAAAGAGGGAATATTGATGTTTGTTTTTATGAGAAGACGAAAAGGTGAGTCTGaataagaattgaaaaatcatcgaaaatttcgggaaaagttcttTGGACGGAGTTCTATGCAATTATGGGTTTTTCTCATTTATCCTTGGGCATTGGGATCAGACAACCTGAAACATTAAGAATGCTATTCGCATAGTGGCGAtattccagcaagttggcaacactgttgatactccatttgaatccattgaatatatcgattctaggtcAGACAGGCTGCCTCACTTAGTATCGGTTGTTTAACATaggtacatttaaatggaagaaattaatattttcaacgTGCAAGAATTGCCATTGTATCTGCATTACATATGTTAATCGTAGTTTCTGTTACAATGCGTGCGATTTCGGCCTCCTCCATCTGTTctgccaaaatttttagatggaAGTACTATGGATCGTATGCGATAGTggttcgatatatcgtttggttcaaatcaatagaacataacctcaaaccagaATTTTAGGGTACaagttagaaaagctgaaaatgagaaattttgtagcAATTTCATTACTCCTGGCCAATTAGTACTCATACAAATTGCATACGAATCACAAATGTATCACAAAAAGCCCGTTACGTCAGACTACTTAGTTGACTTTAGAGGCTATGTCTATGTTTTggaccaatcgatatcgatacaatctcacccgtttaatgcatcgaatacgatctatttcgCCGAACGCAGTAAAAATCATCTATAATCCGTGTAGCAAGGCAACAACAACAGGCTAACGGAGGAAGAGAGTATAATCTTTGGTTTCTAAACTTCTGCTCACTTTCAAATAATTCGATCAGCTGTTCGCCTCGCCGAGAACGTGCTTTCCGATGAATACCATTTCGTAACTAGCAGTGGCGGTAGTAGTCCCAAGCCACCAATGAACGAACCGTTTCCAGTGGTTCTTTTTCGGATTATCAGCCTCCATTtgtactaaaatttcagtttacTATCGATTCAGCTTCTTCAacggaattttttataaactgGTGAATTGTCGACAATTTCTTGCAAATCCtcgtttcaaaaattatcaattaaaatcaaaatcgaaaaaaggagagtgggATCGAGGCGAGAATGTCCACCAGCGGAGCCGACGGGGACGGAGCGAACCGGGAGCAGAAGTCGGTGATCTCGGAGGCGATCTGCTGCGGGAAGGAGCGGTCGGTGGAGCGGCGGCAGGAGGAGATGGAGGCGAAGGAGCGGGACTGCACCCTGCGGGACGGCAACGGGAAGGTCTACACGGACGTGGTCAAGAACGAGACCCGGAAGAACGTCTCCGAGATCGAGTGGCTCAAGGACGAGGTCAAGATGTCCGAGGTCACCCAGGCCAACGTCCACTTCACCAACTGCCAGGGGCGGGCCATCCCCGACGTGGGCAAGCTCGAGAGCGAGGTCCGGCAGCTGACCGTCTGGACGGAGCGCGGCTTCCAGCAGAACCGCATGATCAACAAGAGCGAGACGAGCAGGCTCGGGAGCCCCGACTGCTCGCTCTTCCCGCTCCCCGCGGTCGGCGCCCACCCGGACGATTGGGGCGGCTCCTCGGCCACGCCCACCCCGCGCCCCATGTCCGACGCCCAGCCCTGCTCCTTCGGCGCCACGAATAGGGCGCCCACCTCTGGCGACCCCTGTCAGGATCTCTTCCAGGGGCGCATGGGCAACTCCGACTCCGCCAAGAGCTTCCAAGGCTCCTGCTTTACTTCTTCGGATGCCAAGAGCAACCAGACGCTGCCGCCAAACATCTTCGACAATTGCAGTGACCGGAAATGCTACCACACCAACGCTAGCCCCTGTACCAACTGGTTCCGCGCAAACGGCATCCACGTCCTGCGGGCCTCCCTCCTCCTTCAACGGTTCTTCAGATGACCTACTTACCCTGCTAAAActggtgagtacaaatgagtagaaaatctaagtcatatgaatagaatttcaacttatatgaatagaatttaactcatatgagcagaatttctccaTCCAGTTTTCGCCAtctcatatgactagagatttcaactcacgtGAGTTCAGCGTTaaatctaccgtgtccgatatctcagaaactagtcaccgcatcaaaaaaatcataagaacaaaatgtttttatttttcaaatttacttaCCGCGTCGGTATCTCCTAGGCAGAAATagcacttctgaaaaataaaaaaaaattgaattcatatgagtttaacttttctactcttatgggtagaatattctagtgataatgagtaaaatttcttctcatatgaATAGGATTTCTACCCATATAAGTAGAGagttctactcatgtgagttggcAAATTCTGAATAGcttactcgtcatttttagcaggatAGTTCCAGACTCAAGTCATCTCTCATCCCTTTTGAGATGCTGAAACGCTACCACACCAAAGCTAACTCCTATCTCACCACCAACTGGTTCCGCGCAAACGGCATCCACGCGTCCTCCGGGCCACCATCCTACTTCATCGGTTCTTCAGATGACCTAGTTCCAGACTCCTTTCATATCACTTCCCTTTTGAGATGCCGGAAGTGTCACACAACTACTAATTCCAATGCCAGCTACTCCGCCGCTCCCTGGTTCCGCGCCTAACCATTAACCAACGGCCTCCAAGTCGTCCATGCTCTCTCGCTAAGCGGACGGTTCTTCAGGTGACGTATTTCCACAACTCCTCTACCTCGGTTTCCCCTCTCCTTGTCTTGGCCTTCCTATCCTATACGCATTCAAAAGACATCCCTATCGATTCAAACACTAATCATGATTTACTGCGCGCTCGGAAGGTTTGAGGGAAATCTATTCGAACCATGGTTGCTACGCGAACGTTGTCATTGTCGAATTGTTTCAGCTGATATCGTCTTATCTTTCTGTCAAGGTCGTCTAACCGTCCGTCGCCTTCCTGTTTTGTGCACGTCCTGAAGCTTCGACGGAACCATGCAGAAATCTACTCCGCGACCCCTCACCCCGCAAGAGGCGCATGCGTTGCCTCCTACTATGAATCCTTTAGAGCATATGTTAAGCCTAAAAACGAAGTGTGAGTCGTTTGCGTACGGTTCTCTCTGGCAATCATTGGGGATCGGGCCTTTTCAAGAGCaagatgatgatgacgatgatgatcGCCGTCGCAGCAAAGAAACTTCCGAAAAGATATCGCCTCACGATGAGAGTCACGAACCACTGGATGTGAACAACGCTAGCAGCTGGCTTGTGGTGAGTTGCTCGTCTTGTACCTCCATCGATCCTAAAACGTCACTTCGTTTATCATTACCATCGATCGGGTATATATCAGTTTATTTTGACTTGCCTGTTTTTAAGAGTGAGACTCATAGGTGGAAATGGTATCGGGCCGAGGGGAGGGCTGCggctactcccccccccccccctttagaAGTATACCAGGCTCGGCCTAAGAAATGTGAGGGATTTTGCTTAACATAGCGTTTGACGTATTTTTCACTCTTAGAGTACCTAATTCGATCAATTCGTTGATAAGAATAGGTAaagacttaatttttcaaaatttttccgagaacCAGCCTTTGAGACTAGGGAAATTTTCGCTTAAGATTGAGGGCtaaacaataaaattttcacaattagaaatgaaaattgtccgattttaTGAGTCTCTACAATCGATCTTATGAGTCTCTACAATCATTTTcatagaaatagaaaaaaataacactttCTGAGAGAAAAATGAGGGGTTTGTGGCAAACCCGCTCCGAGACGGGGATCGAATGTCGTTTCAAATAAGGGTTTTTTTCGCAGACCAATtctattctcatttttttcgattttttactttatgtaaaattacaatgaaaaaataggAATCTTAAATGTGTCACCAAGAAGTATTTGTTCTCAAATcatgaattttgctgcttaagaTAAACTACTTTATGCTTATCCCAtgcaagcattatttttcttgaatcaagaaaaaatcagcGGAAATCAAgatcaaaaattcttggcggcaaattcaagaatcgtcATGCTTGAGTCTAGCAATTCATTTTTCAGTATTAGAGATTGGTTCCTTTGACTAAATGGACAAGAGTTATGGTCCCTTTTTTGGGCATTAAACGCAAAAGGTAGCCCAAATATCAATTTAATCGAGTCGATGTATATGTGACGTCAGCCCGACGACAACCGAACAAATCGCTTTCATGTACCTAAGAAGGAAACTGTTTCAGCGTCACTGAAACTAATATTAGAGgtcgagaggaaaaatcagacggtatctttttttttttttttttttttttttttgccgaatTCAAATAGCCTattggctaatcccacgcttattaccccagccccaggtgactTTTGGTCATAGAAGCAACTAGCCCTAAGCCTTTGGTCTTCTGGTCTCGAAGCAACTGATTTTCGCTCAAAAAGCAAGAGTCAGAACGAGCTACCTGTTTATTTTCCACTCCCCTATCAGAAAATAAACATTGTCTATTAGCCTTACATTAGAAGAGCACATTATCGTCCCCAAGCAACGTTCAATCTGAGAACGGTATTACATACTTCTAacctaaatattttttttctcaggacTTTCCGAtttagttgccaaatttttgttttttaaaaaaaccagcCTTCTAAAATTACGCGATCAGGATGGCAATGAGGCGTCGAAGAAGTTATGGTCTCCGTtacctattttaaatttgtGAAGTGTGTtcgaatttaattttaaattttacagcaAAAGAGACAATCCAAAATCGTGAAAAAGTAGAGGTATTTTCGATGGCACGTGTAGTATGTTGCTTGGTGATTGATTTCCCCGGATAGAAGAGATAACAGGTAAATATCACTCTTACTGAAGTTATCTCATAGGTTAGAGTTATCGCTATCCACGACAAAATGTTTTACCACGCGGTTAGTTTCAGTTGTTGGTAATTTATACTACATTTATCTTCAAGTCCAAAGGTCtatcaatattatttttaaaactttgatgcCTTTTCATGTTTATGCCTTCAAAAAAGAATGCGTGAAATACATTCATACATTTTGAAATCACGTCTATGTGTGGTATTGACTGAAGGAAATATACCATCGCCAAAACTCAAGTTACGATTTTTGATTTACCTGCCTCGTCGGCAGCAGTTTGCCTTGCAAGTACAAGTCGATATTTTTGGCAGCGGGTTGATCGTTGAATCGTTattgaatgaaattaatcgAAAGATGGCATTGCTAAGGTAGAAAATGTAGTATTGCTAAGATAGA comes from the Bemisia tabaci chromosome 7, PGI_BMITA_v3 genome and includes:
- the LOC109039772 gene encoding uncharacterized protein isoform X3; this translates as MSTSGADGDGANREQKSVISEAICCGKERSVERRQEEMEAKERDCTLRDGNGKVYTDVVKNETRKNVSEIEWLKDEVKMSEVTQANVHFTNCQGRAIPDVGKLESEVRQLTVWTERGFQQNRMINKSETSRLGSPDCSLFPLPAVGAHPDDWGGSSATPTPRPMSDAQPCSFGATNRAPTSGDPCQDLFQGRMGNSDSAKSFQGSCFTSSDAKSNQTLPPNIFDNCSDRKCYHTNASPCTNWFRANGIHVLRASLLLQRFFR